In one Bos mutus isolate GX-2022 chromosome 19, NWIPB_WYAK_1.1, whole genome shotgun sequence genomic region, the following are encoded:
- the FKBP10 gene encoding LOW QUALITY PROTEIN: peptidyl-prolyl cis-trans isomerase FKBP10 (The sequence of the model RefSeq protein was modified relative to this genomic sequence to represent the inferred CDS: inserted 2 bases in 1 codon): MLRAGPPSHTLLRLPLLQLLLLLLVQAVGRGLGRASPAGGPLEDVVIERYHIPRVCPREVQMGDFVRYHYNGTFEDGKKFDSSYDRHTLVAIVVGVGRLITGMDRGLMGMCVNERRRLIVPPHLGYGSIGVAGLIPPDATLYFDVVLLDVWNKEDTVQVSTLLRPPHCPRMVQDSDFVRYHYNGTLLDGTAFDTSYSKGGTYDTYVGSGWLIKGMDQGLLGMCPGERRKIVIPPFLAYGEKGYGTVIPSQASLVFHVLLIDVHNPKDTVQLETLELPPGCVRRAVAGDFMRYHYNGSLMDGTLFDSSYSRNHTYNTYVGQGYIIPGMDQGLQGSCMGERRRITIPPHLAYGENGTGDKIPGSAVLIFDVHVIDFHNPADPVEIKTLSRPLETCNETAKLGDFVHYHYNCSLLDGTRLFSSHDYGAPQEATLGAHKVIEGLDTGLQGMCVGERRQLVVXPHLAHGESGARGVPGSAVLLFEVELVSREDGLPTGYLFVWHEDPPAHLFEHMDLNKDGEVPVEEFSTFIKAQVSEGKGRLLPGQDPEKTIGDMFQNQDRNQDGKITAEELKLKSDEDQDRVHEEL, translated from the exons ATGCTCCGCGCGGGCCCCCCCAGCCACACCCTCCTCCGGCTCCCCCTgctgcagttgctgctgctgctgctggtgcaggccgtggggagggggctgggccgCGCCAGCCCGGCCGGCGGCCCCCTGGAAGATGTGGTCATCGAGAGGTACCACATCCCCAGGGTCTGTCCCCGGGAAGTGCAGATGGGGGATTTTGTGCGCTACCATTACAACGGTACTTTCGAGGACGGCAAGAAATTTGACTCGAG ctatGACCGCCACACCTTGGTGGCCATCGTGGTAGGCGTGGGGCGCCTCATCACTGGCATGGACCGAGGCCTCATGGGCATGTGTGTCAATGAACGACGACGCCTCATTGTGCCTCCGCACCTAGGCTATGGCAGCATCGGCGTGG CGGGGCTCATCCCCCCCGATGCCACCCTCTACTTTGACGTGGTCCTGCTGGATGTATGGAACAAGGAGGACACCGTGCAGGTGAGCACCTTGCTGCGCCCACCCCACTGCCCTCGGATGGTCCAGGACAGTGACTTTGTGCGCTACCACTACAACGGCACGCTGCTGGATGGCACTGCCTTCGACACCAG CTACAGTAAGGGTGGGACTTATGACACCTACGTGGGCTCTGGCTGGCTGATCAAGGGCATGGACCAGGGTCTGCTGGGCATGTGtcctggagagagaaggaagatcgTCATCCCTCCATTCCTGGCCTATGGCGAGAAAGGCTATG ggactgTGATCCCCTCACAGGCCTCGCTGGTCTTCCACGTCCTACTGATTGACGTCCACAACCCAAAGGACACCGTCCAGCTGGAGACACTTGAGCTGCCGCCTGGCTGCGTCCGGAGAGCCGTGGCTGGGGACTTCATGCGTTACCACTACAACGGGTCCCTAATGGATGGCACTCTCTTTGACTCCAG CTACTCCCGGAACCACACCTACAATACCTATGTGGGGCAGGGCTACATCATCCCTGGGATGGACCAAGGCCTTCAAGGCTCGTGCATGGGGGAGCGCCGGAGGATCACCATCCCCCCCCACCTTGCCTACGGGGAGAACGGGACTG GAGACAAGATCCCTGGCTCTGCTGTGCTGATCTTTGACGTCCACGTGATCGACTTCCACAATCCTGCGGATCCAGTGGAAATCAAGACACTGTCTCGGCCCCTGGAGACCTGCAACGAGACGGCCAAGCTCGGGGACTTTGTTCACTACCACTACAACTGCTCTCTGCTGGATGGCACCAGGCTCTTCTCCTC CCATGACTACGGGGCCCCTCAGGAGGCGACTCTGGGGGCCCACAAAGTGATTGAAGGCCTGGACACGGGCCTGCAGGGCATGTGCGTGGGAGAGAGGCGGCAGCTCGTGGT CCCACACCTGGCACACGGAGAGAGCGGAG CCCGGGGGGTCCCTGGCAGTGCTGTGCTGCTGTTTGAGGTGGAGCTAGTGTCTCGGGAGGATGGGCTGCCCACGGGCTACCTGTTTGTGTGGCACGAAGACCCTCCTGCCCACCTGTTTGAACACATGGACCTTAACAAGGATGGCGAGGTCCCCGTGGAGGAG TTCTCCACCTTCATCAAGGCTCAAGTCAGTGAGGGCAAAGGCCGCCTCCTGCCTGGCCAggatcctgagaaaaccataggaGACATGTTCCAGAATCAGGATCGCAACCAGGATGGCAAGATCACCGCCGAGGAGCTCAAGCTGAAGTCAGACGAAGACCAGGACCGGGTCCATGAGGAACTCTGA
- the NT5C3B gene encoding 7-methylguanosine phosphate-specific 5'-nucleotidase isoform X1, protein MNGLSPHIKEIQLKTEEWENQFSSLGHGWKERVSTLMKATVLMRQPGRVQEIVGALRKGGEDRLQVISDFDMTLSRFAYNGIRCPSSYNILDNSKIISEECRKELKALFHHYYPIEIDPHRTIKEKLPHMVEWWTKAHDLLCQQKIQKFQIAQVVRESNAMLRDGYKTFFNTLSQNNIPLFIFSAGIGDVLEEMIRQRKVFHPNIHIMSNYMEFDEDGFLNGFKGQLIHTYNKNSSVFENSNYFQQLQGKTNILLLGDSMGDLTMADGVPGVENILKIGFLNDKVEERRERYMDSYDIVLERDETLDVVNGLLQHILQQGDWTEMQGS, encoded by the exons GTGAGCACCCTGATGAAGGCCACGGTCCTGATGCGGCAGCCCGGACGGGTGCAGGAGATCGTGGGCGCCCTCCGCAAGGGCGGGGAAGACCGCTTACAG GTCATTTCTGATTTTGACATGACCTTGAGCAGGTTTGCATATAATGGAATACGATGCCCTTCTTCTTACA ACATTCTGGATAACAGCAAGATCATCAGTGAGGAGTGCCGGAAAGAG CTCAAAGCGCTTTTTCACCATTATTACCCAATTGAGATTGACCCACACCGGACCATCAAAGAGAAGTTACCTCACATGGTAGAATG GTGGACCAAAGCACATGACCTCCTGTGTCAACAGAAGATTCAGAAGTTTCAGATAGCCCAGGTGGTAAGAGAGTCCAATGCAATGCTCAG GGATGGATACAAGACATTCTTCAACACCCTTTCGCAGAACAACATTccccttttcatcttttctgcgGGCATTGGGGATGTCCTGGAAGAAATGATCCGGCAGAGGAAGGTGTTCCACCCCAACATCCACATCATGTCTAACTACATGGAGTTTGATGAAGAT GGCTTCCTAAACGGATTCAAGGGCCAGCTCATCCATACCTACAACAAGAACAGCTCTGTGTTCGAGAACTCCAATTACTTCCAGCAGCTTCAGGGCAAAACCAACATCCTCCTGCTGGGAGACTCCATGGGGGACCTCACAATGGCTGATGGGGTTCCTGGCGTGGAGAACATTCTCAAGATTGGCTTCCTAAATGACAAG GTGGAGGAGCGGCGGGAGCGCTACATGGACTCATATGACATCGTGCTGGAGAGGGACGAGACGCTGGATGTGGTCAATGGGCTGCTGCAGCACATCCTGCAGCAGGGTGACTGGACAGAGATGCAGGGCTCCTGA
- the NT5C3B gene encoding 7-methylguanosine phosphate-specific 5'-nucleotidase isoform X2 codes for MAEEVSTLMKATVLMRQPGRVQEIVGALRKGGEDRLQVISDFDMTLSRFAYNGIRCPSSYNILDNSKIISEECRKELKALFHHYYPIEIDPHRTIKEKLPHMVEWWTKAHDLLCQQKIQKFQIAQVVRESNAMLRDGYKTFFNTLSQNNIPLFIFSAGIGDVLEEMIRQRKVFHPNIHIMSNYMEFDEDGFLNGFKGQLIHTYNKNSSVFENSNYFQQLQGKTNILLLGDSMGDLTMADGVPGVENILKIGFLNDKVEERRERYMDSYDIVLERDETLDVVNGLLQHILQQGDWTEMQGS; via the exons ATGGCGGAGGAGGTGAG CACCCTGATGAAGGCCACGGTCCTGATGCGGCAGCCCGGACGGGTGCAGGAGATCGTGGGCGCCCTCCGCAAGGGCGGGGAAGACCGCTTACAG GTCATTTCTGATTTTGACATGACCTTGAGCAGGTTTGCATATAATGGAATACGATGCCCTTCTTCTTACA ACATTCTGGATAACAGCAAGATCATCAGTGAGGAGTGCCGGAAAGAG CTCAAAGCGCTTTTTCACCATTATTACCCAATTGAGATTGACCCACACCGGACCATCAAAGAGAAGTTACCTCACATGGTAGAATG GTGGACCAAAGCACATGACCTCCTGTGTCAACAGAAGATTCAGAAGTTTCAGATAGCCCAGGTGGTAAGAGAGTCCAATGCAATGCTCAG GGATGGATACAAGACATTCTTCAACACCCTTTCGCAGAACAACATTccccttttcatcttttctgcgGGCATTGGGGATGTCCTGGAAGAAATGATCCGGCAGAGGAAGGTGTTCCACCCCAACATCCACATCATGTCTAACTACATGGAGTTTGATGAAGAT GGCTTCCTAAACGGATTCAAGGGCCAGCTCATCCATACCTACAACAAGAACAGCTCTGTGTTCGAGAACTCCAATTACTTCCAGCAGCTTCAGGGCAAAACCAACATCCTCCTGCTGGGAGACTCCATGGGGGACCTCACAATGGCTGATGGGGTTCCTGGCGTGGAGAACATTCTCAAGATTGGCTTCCTAAATGACAAG GTGGAGGAGCGGCGGGAGCGCTACATGGACTCATATGACATCGTGCTGGAGAGGGACGAGACGCTGGATGTGGTCAATGGGCTGCTGCAGCACATCCTGCAGCAGGGTGACTGGACAGAGATGCAGGGCTCCTGA